The following coding sequences lie in one Phyllopteryx taeniolatus isolate TA_2022b chromosome 4, UOR_Ptae_1.2, whole genome shotgun sequence genomic window:
- the rims1b gene encoding regulating synaptic membrane exocytosis protein 1 isoform X30, whose translation MPREAGSLLGLKVVGGKITETGRLGAFITKVKKGSLADVVGHLRAGDEVLQWNGKSLPGATKKEVYNIILESKAEPQVELVVSRPIGSIHRIMSKNLLRKVYKAYQDIPRIPESSHPPLESTGSSSFESQKMDRPSISVMSPTSPGTLRDLPLVLPGQLSVKLWYDKVGHQLIVNVLQAIDLPSRPDGRPRNPYVKMYFLPDRSDKSKRRTKTVKKSAEPKWNQTFIYSHVHRRDFRERMLEITVWDQPRVQEEESEFMGEILIELETALLDDIPHWYKLQTHDVSSIPLPQPSPYLPRRHVHGDSPSKKLQRSHRIIDTEFDDGLMIVTKGGEHSSRERERGSTLAVPEQQRAFQHRSRSVSPHREDSCRARSRPAHVPMQRSLDEIHQNRHHSRSPSHDHDSHLEHQRSGDSDYEYSEDSEALEMHRSIRGGSAECLHTNRGACRHSNTLPPKMPLLVNGIHKDMYSSTLPACLKSKVPQRQEGGNNMHRSIFAHRVLRFTDEVTVSDLQPSLDRVRSASTTCLRPDTNFHSPDTDRCSNSLPCKIPSNPRILVEHVAPEEDSRQCSNTSSPDCLKGSKKNLEGDSRIQPTSILRGSRGKGWALRPFGQTALAGSSPNSPQTDRTHPHGSPSSPVGTNSSGRRGRQLPQLPAKSSSIEQALAVEERARQLHMKVHSYRPSASHDPESDLKNKREMFAEQRRSSDNMSARSSDSDMSDMSALSRASSASHLSSTSYMSIQSERPGGRLRSKSIEEEKKDRRISWGVTREEERKRASGKRRFSEELKRRRHTVAGETDESSRQMRASAGRSMLKSSSVSGEIYTQERTDGSQSDTALGTVGGGSKKRRSSLSARVVAIVGNRRSRSTSQISGPEAKTKKEKGAPIQRSTETGMAVELTRNMSRQPSRESNNGSMNSYNSEGNIFSGVNLGASSQFSDFLDGLGPAQLVGRQTLATPAIGDIQIGMMEKKGQLEVEVIRARGLVQKPGSKSLPAPYVKVYLLNNGAYVAKKKTKIARKTLDPLYQQALLFEESPQGKVLQVIVWGDYGRMDHKSFMGVAQILLEELDLSSTVIGWYKLFPPSSLVDPTLASLTRRASQSSLDSSSGPPGVRS comes from the exons AAAACCTCTTGAGAAAAGTATATAAAGCATATCA gGACATTCCTAGAATCCCAGAGTCAtctcatcctcctctcgaatCTA CAGGTTCTAGTTCCTTTGAGTCACAGAAAATGGACCGTCCCTCTATATCAGTGATGTCCCCAACAAGCCCAGGAACCCTGAGAGACCTTCCTCTGGTACTGCCTGGACAACTGTCG GTGAAACTTTGGTATGACAAAGTAGGCCATCAACTCATCGTCAACGTCCTTCAAGCCATAGACCTGCCATCCCGACCGGATGGACGCCCTCGGAACCCATATGTCAAGATGTATTTCCTCCCAGACAGAAG TGACAAGAGTAAACGTCGGACAAAAACCGTGAAAAAGAGCGCAGAGCCCAAGTGGAATCAGACCTTCATATATTCACATGTTCACCGCAGAGATTTTCGCGAGCGCATGCTAGAGATCACCGTCTGGGACCAACCCAGGGTCCAGGAAGAGGAAAGCGAATTCATGGGCGAG ATCCTGATAGAGTTGGAGACCGCCTTGCTGGATGACATTCCTCACTGGTATAAACTCCAGACACATGATGTGTCCTCAATACCTTTGCCTCAGCCTTCCCCATACCTTCCACGCAGACACGTTCACGGAGACAGCCCCAGCAAGAAACTACAGA GGTCTCATCGCATCATTGATACTGAGTTTGATGATGGTTTGATGATAGTGACTAAAG GAGGAGAGCATAGTTCCAGGGAACGAGAGCGAGGCAGTACGTTGGCTGTGCCCGAACAGCAGCGTGCCTTTCAGCATCGATCTCGCTCTGTATCTCCTCACCGAGAGGATTCGTGCAGGGCGAGGTCGCGGCCTGCACATGTGCCCATGCAAAG GAGCCTGGATGAGATTCATCAGAACCGCCACCACTCTCGGTCACCTTCCCATGACCATGATTCCCATTTGGAGCACCAACGCTCTGGTGACTCAGACTACGAGTACTCTGAAGACAG tgaggcCCTGGAGATGCACAGGTCAATCCGAGGCGGGAGTGCAGAGTGCCTACACACAAACAG GGGTGCATGTAGACATAGCAACACACTCCCCCCCAAAATGCCCCTGTTAGTAAATGGTATCCATAAAGACATGTACAG CTCCACCCTCCCTGCATGTCTAAAGAGCAAGGTGCCCCAAAGGCAAGAGGGGGGCAACAACATGCATCGTAGTATCTTTGCACACCGTGTGCTCAGGTTCACTGATGAGGTCACAGTTAG TGACCTGCAGCCATCGTTGGATAGAGTGAGGAGTGCCAGCACCACATGTCTGAGACCAGACACCAACTTTCACTCTCCTGACACAGACAG GTGCTCCAATTCATTGCCCTGCAAGATCCCCTCAAATCCCAGGATCTTAGTAGAACACGTGGCACCTGAAGAAGACAG CAGGCAGTGTAGCAATACATCAAGTCCAGACTGTCTAAAAGGCAGCAAAAAAAACCTGGAGGGTGACAG TCGAATCCAGCCCACCTCTATCCTCAGGGGCAGTAGGGGCAAAGGGTGGGCACTGAGACCCTTTGGCCAGACAGCTTTGGCTGGGTCCTCTCCAAACTCTCCGCAGACAGACAG AACACACCCTCACGGTAGCCCCTCTTCCCCAGTGGGGACTAACTCATCAGGTCGCAGGGGCCGGCAGCTTCCACAGCTCCCGGCTAAAAGCAGCAGCATAGAACAAG CCCTTGCAGTTGAAGAGCGAGCCCGACAGCTGCATATGAAAGTACATTCCTACCGGCCTTCAGCCTCCCATGACCCTGAGTCAGACCTCAAGAATAAACGGGAG ATGTTTGCAGAACAGCGACGAAGCAGCGACAACATGTCTGCAAGGTCATCAGACAGCGATATGAGTGATATGTCAGCTCTCTCCCGTGCCAGCAGTGCCTCTCACCTCAGTAGCACCAGCTACATGTCTATCCAGTCAGAACGCCCTGGGGGACGTCTTAG GTCTAAGTCAatagaggaggaaaaaaaagacaggaggATTTCATGGGGGGTGACTAGggaagaggagaggaagagggCGTCAGGAAAGAGACGTTTCTCAGAAGAATTGAAGCGCAGGAGGCACACTGTAGCTGGAGAAACGGACGAGTCCAG TCGGCAGATGAGAGCATCAGCGGGACGCAGCATGCTCAAGAGCTCCAGTGTGAGTGGGGAGATCTATACCCAGGAGCGCACAGATGGCAGTCAATCAGATACAGCACTAGGCACAGTGGGTGGAGGCAGCAAGAAGAGACGCTCAAGCCTCAGTGCACGGGTGGTGGCCATTGTTGGAAACCGCCGCAGCCGCAGCACTTCCCAGATAAGTGGCCCTG AGGCAAAGACTAAAAAGGAGAAAGGAGCACCAATTCAGAGGAGCACAGAGACCGGCATGGCAGTGGAACTGACCAGGAATATGAGCCGGCAGCCCAGCAGAGAGTCCAACAATGGCAGCATGAACAGTTACAACTCTGAGGGGAA TATCTTTTCTGGGGTCAATCTGGGAGCCAGCAGCCAGTTCAGTGACTTTCTGGATGGCCTGGGTCCGGCTCAGTTAGTGGGCAGGCAAACACTGGCtacacccgcaatag GTGACATCCAGATAGGTATGATGGAGAAAAAGGGTCAGCTGGAGGTGGAAGTCATCAGAGCGCGAGGTCTTGTGCAAAAGCCAGGATCGAAATCTCTCCCAG CACCTTATGTCAAAGTGTATCTGCTGAATAATGGAGCGTACGttgccaaaaagaaaacaaagattgCACGGAAAACACTTGACCCACTGTACCAACAAGCACTGCTGTTCGAAGAAAGTCCACAGGGAAAAGTCTTACAG GTGATTGTATGGGGAGACTATGGCCGCATGGACCATAAAAGCTTCATGGGAGTTGCACAAATCCTCCTAGAGGAGCTGGACTTATCAAGCACAGTAATTGGTTGGTACAAGTTGTTCCCACCTTCTTCTTTGGTGGATCCGACTCTTGCTTCCCTCACACGGCGAGCTTCTCAGTCATCACTCGACAGCTCCTCTGGACCACCCGGGGTCCGATCCTAG
- the rims1b gene encoding regulating synaptic membrane exocytosis protein 1 isoform X31, producing MLVNFAGLDCICPQASPVWSFLRVVRSPPTSQKHACRQMRASAGRSMLKSSSVSGEIYTQERTDGSQSDTALGTVGGGSKKRRSSLSARVVAIVGNRRSRSTSQISGPEAKTKKEKGAPIQRSTETGMAVELTRNMSRQPSRESNNGSMNSYNSEGNIFSGVNLGASSQFSDFLDGLGPAQLVGRQTLATPAIGDIQIGMMEKKGQLEVEVIRARGLVQKPGSKSLPAPYVKVYLLNNGAYVAKKKTKIARKTLDPLYQQALLFEESPQGKVLQVIVWGDYGRMDHKSFMGVAQILLEELDLSSTVIGWYKLFPPSSLVDPTLASLTRRASQSSLDSSSGPPGVRS from the exons ATGCTGGTCAACTTTGCTGGACTGGACTGTATTTGCCCTCAGgcgtcgcctgtgtggagttttctccgggtagtccggtctcctcccacatcccaaaaacatgcatg TCGGCAGATGAGAGCATCAGCGGGACGCAGCATGCTCAAGAGCTCCAGTGTGAGTGGGGAGATCTATACCCAGGAGCGCACAGATGGCAGTCAATCAGATACAGCACTAGGCACAGTGGGTGGAGGCAGCAAGAAGAGACGCTCAAGCCTCAGTGCACGGGTGGTGGCCATTGTTGGAAACCGCCGCAGCCGCAGCACTTCCCAGATAAGTGGCCCTG AGGCAAAGACTAAAAAGGAGAAAGGAGCACCAATTCAGAGGAGCACAGAGACCGGCATGGCAGTGGAACTGACCAGGAATATGAGCCGGCAGCCCAGCAGAGAGTCCAACAATGGCAGCATGAACAGTTACAACTCTGAGGGGAA TATCTTTTCTGGGGTCAATCTGGGAGCCAGCAGCCAGTTCAGTGACTTTCTGGATGGCCTGGGTCCGGCTCAGTTAGTGGGCAGGCAAACACTGGCtacacccgcaatag GTGACATCCAGATAGGTATGATGGAGAAAAAGGGTCAGCTGGAGGTGGAAGTCATCAGAGCGCGAGGTCTTGTGCAAAAGCCAGGATCGAAATCTCTCCCAG CACCTTATGTCAAAGTGTATCTGCTGAATAATGGAGCGTACGttgccaaaaagaaaacaaagattgCACGGAAAACACTTGACCCACTGTACCAACAAGCACTGCTGTTCGAAGAAAGTCCACAGGGAAAAGTCTTACAG GTGATTGTATGGGGAGACTATGGCCGCATGGACCATAAAAGCTTCATGGGAGTTGCACAAATCCTCCTAGAGGAGCTGGACTTATCAAGCACAGTAATTGGTTGGTACAAGTTGTTCCCACCTTCTTCTTTGGTGGATCCGACTCTTGCTTCCCTCACACGGCGAGCTTCTCAGTCATCACTCGACAGCTCCTCTGGACCACCCGGGGTCCGATCCTAG